Proteins from one Halopseudomonas pelagia genomic window:
- the tsaE gene encoding tRNA (adenosine(37)-N6)-threonylcarbamoyltransferase complex ATPase subunit type 1 TsaE translates to MIEVFYAEGDQAMEALGAAVGHAMEGRGVIYLQGDLGAGKTTLSRGLIRGRGHQGAVKSPTFTLVEPYELNSGAIYHFDLYRLLDPEELEFLGVRDYFSPESLCLVEWPDKGKGVLPTADLTITISPKGPGRQLNIAGQSAHGLAACQRLHNNREDVHT, encoded by the coding sequence ATGATCGAAGTGTTTTACGCAGAGGGTGACCAAGCCATGGAGGCTCTGGGCGCGGCCGTCGGTCACGCGATGGAAGGGCGCGGAGTGATCTATTTGCAGGGCGACCTGGGGGCCGGAAAAACGACTTTGAGCCGTGGTTTGATTCGGGGGCGTGGTCACCAGGGTGCAGTCAAGAGCCCGACGTTCACGTTGGTCGAACCCTACGAACTGAACAGCGGCGCCATTTACCACTTTGACCTGTATCGCTTGCTGGATCCGGAGGAGCTGGAGTTTCTGGGTGTACGTGATTACTTTAGCCCCGAGAGCCTGTGTCTTGTAGAGTGGCCGGATAAAGGCAAGGGAGTTTTGCCAACGGCTGATCTGACCATTACCATAAGCCCCAAAGGACCTGGTCGGCAGCTAAACATAGCGGGGCAGAGTGCCCATGGTCTGGCGGCATGCCAGCGCCTACACAATAATCGGGAAGATGTGCACACGTGA
- the mutL gene encoding DNA mismatch repair endonuclease MutL: MSPEMTRIQLLSPRLANQIAAGEVVERPASVIKELLENSLDAGAMRIDIEVEQGGVKLLRVRDDGSGIVQDDLPLALSRHATSKIRDLDDLERVATLGFRGEALASVSSVSRLTMTSCTAGADQAWQVETEGRDMQPRLQPAAHPRGTTVEVRDLFFNTPARRKFLRTEKTEFSHLEEVVKRLALSRFDVAFSLRHNGRTVFSLRPAHGEQEARRRVASVCGPAFVEQSLSIDSERSGLRLWGWVGLPTFSRSQADLQYFFVNGRMIKDKLVVHAVRQAYRDVLFNGRHPTFVLFLEVDPAVVDVNVHPTKHEVRFRDGRMVHDFLFSTLHRALAAQRPGDQPGAEGGTEAPAQLAPQMTGASAGVFSGQERMSLNEPAASWSAQPAFQPQRPSAGEVTGALQGFSTLYGNSPMGAGELTESTQQQDVPPLGYAVAQLHGVYILAENAQGLVVVDMHAAHERITYERLKLAMDQEGLRGQPLLVPESLAVSQREADCAEEHADWFSRLGFELQRMGPETLGIREIPALLRQADAVQLVRDVLSDLLEYGTSDRIEAHRNELLSTMACHGSVRANRRLTLTEMNALLRDMEQTERSGQCNHGRPTWTQMGMVELDKLFLRGR, from the coding sequence ATGAGCCCTGAAATGACACGAATTCAGCTGCTCAGCCCGCGTCTGGCAAACCAGATTGCCGCCGGTGAGGTGGTTGAAAGACCTGCTTCGGTGATCAAGGAGTTGCTGGAGAACAGCCTGGATGCCGGCGCGATGCGTATTGATATCGAAGTCGAGCAGGGCGGGGTTAAATTGCTGCGCGTGCGCGACGATGGTAGCGGCATCGTCCAAGACGACCTGCCGCTGGCGCTGTCGCGCCATGCGACCAGTAAGATCCGTGATCTGGACGATTTGGAGCGTGTTGCGACCCTGGGGTTTCGCGGCGAAGCGCTGGCTTCTGTCAGCTCCGTGTCCAGGCTGACGATGACATCTTGCACCGCTGGAGCCGACCAGGCCTGGCAGGTCGAGACCGAAGGCCGTGACATGCAGCCGCGGCTGCAACCCGCAGCGCATCCGCGTGGCACTACGGTGGAAGTGCGAGATCTGTTTTTCAATACGCCAGCCCGGCGCAAATTTTTGCGCACCGAAAAAACCGAATTCAGCCATCTTGAAGAGGTGGTCAAACGCCTGGCGTTATCGCGCTTCGATGTCGCGTTCAGCCTCCGGCATAACGGCCGCACCGTATTCAGCCTGCGCCCTGCGCACGGCGAGCAGGAAGCACGCCGGCGTGTGGCCAGCGTTTGCGGGCCAGCCTTTGTTGAGCAGTCGCTGTCTATCGACAGTGAACGCAGCGGTCTGCGGCTATGGGGTTGGGTAGGCTTGCCAACATTCTCGCGCAGCCAGGCGGATCTGCAATATTTCTTCGTCAACGGTCGCATGATCAAAGACAAATTGGTCGTGCATGCCGTGCGCCAGGCGTACCGGGATGTGCTGTTTAACGGCCGGCACCCGACCTTCGTGCTGTTTCTGGAAGTGGATCCTGCGGTGGTTGACGTCAACGTGCACCCGACCAAGCATGAAGTCCGTTTTCGTGATGGCCGCATGGTCCATGATTTTCTCTTCAGCACCCTGCATCGAGCGCTGGCCGCTCAGCGGCCGGGTGATCAGCCCGGCGCTGAAGGCGGGACCGAAGCGCCAGCGCAATTGGCTCCCCAGATGACCGGAGCTTCTGCAGGCGTTTTCTCCGGCCAAGAGCGCATGTCGCTGAATGAGCCGGCTGCATCCTGGTCAGCGCAGCCTGCATTTCAGCCGCAACGGCCCTCGGCAGGCGAAGTGACTGGGGCTTTGCAAGGCTTCTCCACCTTGTACGGCAATTCGCCTATGGGGGCTGGCGAATTGACGGAAAGTACACAACAGCAAGATGTGCCACCGCTGGGGTACGCTGTAGCGCAGTTGCACGGGGTGTATATTCTGGCTGAGAACGCCCAAGGGCTGGTGGTGGTAGATATGCATGCGGCACACGAGCGCATTACCTATGAGCGGCTCAAATTGGCGATGGATCAGGAAGGGTTGCGTGGCCAGCCTTTGCTGGTCCCGGAATCGCTGGCGGTGAGTCAGCGCGAAGCTGATTGCGCTGAAGAGCATGCGGACTGGTTTTCTCGCCTGGGTTTCGAGTTGCAGCGCATGGGGCCGGAAACTTTGGGTATCCGTGAAATCCCCGCGTTGCTACGCCAGGCCGATGCAGTGCAGCTGGTACGTGATGTGCTCAGTGATCTGCTGGAATACGGTACCAGTGATCGTATTGAAGCGCATCGCAATGAGCTACTGTCAACCATGGCATGCCACGGCTCGGTAAGAGCCAATCGAAGGCTGACGCTGACAGAAATGAATGCGTTGTTGAGAGATATGGAACAGACCGAGCGTAGCGGGCAATGCAATCACGGCCGGCCTACCTGGACACAGATGGGCATGGTCGAGCTGGATAAACTATTTCTGCGCGGGCGCTAA
- a CDS encoding DUF2065 domain-containing protein: MWQSLAAALCLLLVLEGLMPFLAPARWKRMLAGVAQIADAHLRLIGLACMLTGTLFLYLIR; this comes from the coding sequence ATGTGGCAGAGTCTGGCTGCAGCGCTGTGTTTGCTGTTGGTGTTGGAAGGCCTGATGCCTTTTCTTGCGCCTGCACGCTGGAAGCGCATGTTAGCCGGAGTAGCTCAGATCGCCGACGCACATCTGCGGTTGATCGGTCTGGCATGCATGCTCACGGGCACTTTGTTTCTCTATCTGATTCGCTAG
- the hflK gene encoding FtsH protease activity modulator HflK, with amino-acid sequence MAWNEPGGGKNNNQDPWGSGGGNNDKNNGNRGGKQGPPDLDEALKKLQDSLNGLFGGKKGSSNNGGGNNRSGGGAGIPKAVWMIGGLVIIAFWLFSAVYTVDEQEQAIVLRFGEYHRTVEPGLHLYFPPIEKKFQRNVTQVRSYRQQGQMLTEDENIVEVPVAIQYRISNLENFVLKVEDPETSLRHATESALRHVVGSTSMHQVLTEGREQMGVETTERLQRYLDTYNTGITVVQVNIESAQAPAEVQDAFDDVIRAREDEVRERNQAESYANGVIPEARGQAQRLLEEANGYRDEVIARADGEAQRFNQLYVQYEMSPEVLRERMYIETLQDVMSSTSKILVSGGDGNNNLLYLPLDKLMQQGGGGSSSSSSSARTDSTTSDAQSRMPVQIQQRDLRSRESR; translated from the coding sequence ATGGCCTGGAATGAGCCTGGTGGTGGTAAAAACAACAACCAAGACCCTTGGGGTAGTGGTGGTGGTAATAATGACAAGAATAACGGCAACCGTGGCGGCAAGCAGGGCCCTCCAGATCTGGATGAAGCGCTGAAAAAGCTTCAGGACAGCCTGAATGGGCTGTTTGGCGGCAAGAAAGGCAGTAGCAATAACGGTGGTGGCAACAATCGCAGCGGCGGTGGTGCAGGTATTCCGAAAGCCGTCTGGATGATTGGCGGCCTGGTTATTATCGCCTTCTGGTTGTTCAGTGCGGTGTATACAGTGGATGAGCAGGAGCAGGCTATCGTTCTACGTTTCGGTGAATACCATCGTACGGTAGAGCCCGGTTTGCATCTTTACTTCCCGCCGATCGAGAAGAAGTTTCAGCGTAACGTGACCCAGGTGCGTTCCTACCGCCAGCAAGGTCAGATGCTAACTGAGGACGAGAATATTGTTGAGGTGCCGGTTGCGATTCAGTACCGCATTTCCAATCTCGAAAACTTCGTGCTGAAAGTCGAAGATCCTGAAACCAGTCTGCGGCATGCCACCGAGAGCGCCTTGCGCCACGTGGTAGGTTCGACTTCCATGCACCAGGTGCTGACCGAAGGTCGTGAGCAAATGGGTGTAGAGACTACGGAGCGGCTACAGCGCTATCTGGATACTTATAACACCGGCATTACGGTGGTTCAGGTGAACATTGAAAGTGCTCAGGCTCCGGCTGAAGTTCAGGATGCTTTCGATGACGTTATTCGCGCACGGGAAGATGAGGTGCGTGAGCGTAATCAAGCTGAATCCTACGCCAATGGCGTGATTCCGGAGGCTCGTGGTCAGGCCCAGCGTTTGCTGGAAGAAGCCAACGGTTATCGCGATGAAGTTATCGCCCGGGCTGACGGTGAAGCGCAGCGCTTCAACCAGCTCTATGTTCAGTATGAGATGTCTCCAGAGGTACTGCGCGAGCGTATGTACATCGAGACCTTGCAGGATGTGATGTCCAGCACCAGCAAGATTCTGGTGTCGGGGGGCGATGGCAATAACAACTTGCTCTATCTGCCTCTGGACAAGCTGATGCAGCAGGGAGGCGGCGGAAGCTCTTCATCGTCATCCTCAGCCAGAACAGATTCCACCACCAGCGATGCTCAGTCGCGCATGCCGGTTCAGATACAGCAGCGTGATCTGCGTTCAAGGGAGTCCCGCTGA
- a CDS encoding NAD(P)H-hydrate dehydratase — protein sequence MTTGWPKSVYSAAQTRAIDASIIAAGLSGLELMQRAAEALWLELLQQWPHANQLTVLCGKGNNGGDGYLVALLAARAGWQVNVFTLCEPAELSGDARRAWQAALSAGVSIAPWQPDTLLVGIVLDAMLGTGLKGEVREPFLCAINAVNASGLPVVAVDIPSGLDADRGIILGAAVQADLTVTFISLKPGLLTGQGPDLTGLLRYAGLAPLPEDIPAPTLMRLVLEEWVSVMPARPRSAHKGLFGHVLVIGGDHGMGGAVILAAEAALRSGAGRVTVATRGEHVGPLLSRCPEVMAIAVSGPEDVEVLSARADVVVIGPGLGQSAWSQSLFQLAFATQVPRVLDADALNLLAQRSAENHLSRHDLITPHPAEAARLLGWTTTQVQADRLRALACLVERFGCAVVLKGVGSLVASADDQGASPSICTFGNPGMATAGMGDVLSGLAGALLAQGLKAGDAARYAVLVHALAGDMAAAGDDRGVLAGDLMKPIRHWLNVRETT from the coding sequence ATGACCACAGGTTGGCCCAAGTCGGTTTACAGTGCAGCGCAAACACGTGCGATTGATGCATCGATCATCGCCGCCGGGTTATCCGGGCTGGAGTTGATGCAGCGCGCGGCAGAGGCGTTGTGGCTGGAACTGCTGCAGCAATGGCCGCATGCCAATCAACTAACGGTGCTCTGTGGCAAGGGCAATAACGGCGGCGATGGCTATCTGGTTGCCCTGCTTGCCGCGCGGGCTGGATGGCAGGTCAACGTGTTCACACTTTGTGAGCCGGCCGAGCTGAGCGGCGATGCCAGACGGGCCTGGCAGGCGGCGCTATCCGCAGGAGTCAGCATTGCTCCGTGGCAGCCAGATACGCTGCTGGTCGGCATAGTGCTGGACGCGATGCTCGGTACCGGGCTCAAGGGCGAGGTGCGCGAGCCTTTCCTCTGCGCGATTAATGCGGTTAACGCGAGCGGCCTGCCGGTGGTGGCGGTGGATATTCCCAGTGGGCTGGATGCAGATCGAGGAATAATATTGGGCGCAGCAGTGCAGGCGGATCTAACGGTCACCTTCATCAGCCTAAAACCCGGACTTCTGACCGGCCAGGGCCCAGACCTGACAGGGCTGCTTCGATACGCTGGTTTAGCGCCCTTGCCAGAGGATATCCCAGCCCCTACGTTGATGCGGCTGGTGTTGGAAGAATGGGTTAGCGTAATGCCGGCCAGGCCTCGTTCGGCGCACAAGGGGTTGTTCGGTCACGTATTGGTGATAGGTGGCGACCATGGTATGGGTGGAGCCGTTATCCTGGCCGCAGAAGCAGCTTTGCGCAGCGGTGCAGGCAGGGTCACCGTGGCTACGCGCGGCGAGCATGTCGGGCCGCTGCTGAGTCGTTGTCCCGAAGTGATGGCGATTGCTGTCAGTGGTCCGGAAGACGTCGAGGTCTTATCGGCGCGTGCGGATGTGGTGGTGATAGGGCCGGGATTGGGGCAGTCGGCATGGTCGCAAAGCCTGTTTCAACTGGCCTTCGCTACCCAGGTGCCGCGTGTCCTGGATGCAGATGCATTGAACCTGCTGGCGCAGCGCTCGGCCGAGAATCATCTGAGCCGGCATGATCTGATTACGCCACACCCGGCGGAAGCAGCTCGATTGCTTGGGTGGACTACGACCCAAGTGCAGGCCGACAGGTTGCGCGCATTGGCCTGCCTGGTGGAACGCTTCGGCTGCGCCGTGGTCCTCAAGGGTGTGGGTAGTCTGGTCGCCTCCGCTGACGATCAAGGTGCATCGCCGAGTATCTGCACTTTTGGCAACCCGGGAATGGCCACCGCTGGCATGGGTGATGTGCTCTCCGGGCTTGCAGGCGCGTTATTGGCGCAAGGCTTGAAGGCGGGGGACGCTGCGCGTTATGCGGTGCTGGTGCATGCGCTGGCGGGTGACATGGCGGCTGCCGGTGATGACCGGGGAGTGCTCGCCGGGGACCTGATGAAGCCAATCAGACACTGGCTTAATGTACGGGAAACAACATGA
- the hfq gene encoding RNA chaperone Hfq, which yields MSKGHSLQDPYLNVLRKERVPVSIYLVNGIKLQGQIESFDQFVILLKNTVSQMVYKHAISTVVPGRPVRLPVQGSGDELETEAP from the coding sequence ATGTCAAAAGGGCATTCACTACAAGACCCTTACCTGAACGTTCTGCGCAAGGAACGGGTTCCGGTATCCATTTATCTGGTCAACGGCATCAAGCTGCAAGGCCAGATTGAGTCATTCGACCAGTTTGTCATCCTGCTGAAGAACACGGTCAGCCAGATGGTATACAAGCATGCTATCTCTACCGTTGTACCTGGGCGTCCAGTGCGCTTGCCGGTTCAGGGCAGTGGTGACGAGCTAGAGACAGAAGCACCTTGA
- the hflC gene encoding protease modulator HflC has product MSNKTIFGLIIALILVVVGWNSFFVVSQIERGIVLQFGKVVKDDVQPGLHFKLPFIQEHRLFDGRLLTLDSATQRYLTLEKKALMVDSYAKWRIANVERFYTATSGMRSIAEERLSRQLESGLRNEVARRTLNEVVSGERDQLMADITSTLDTSARRELGIEVLDVRVKAIDLPSEVNRSVFERMSSEREREAREHRAKGRELAEGIRADADRQQRVILAEAFREAEQIRGDGDAQSAAIYSEAYNKDPEFYSFYRSLQAYRESFSSKSDILVLDPESEFFRYLQGNGVR; this is encoded by the coding sequence ATGAGCAATAAAACAATTTTCGGTTTGATTATCGCGTTGATACTAGTGGTAGTGGGCTGGAACAGCTTCTTTGTAGTCAGTCAGATCGAGCGCGGTATTGTGCTGCAGTTCGGTAAAGTGGTTAAGGATGATGTGCAGCCAGGTCTGCATTTCAAGTTGCCCTTCATTCAGGAGCATCGTCTGTTTGACGGGCGTCTGCTGACTCTGGACTCGGCTACCCAGCGTTATCTGACGCTGGAGAAGAAGGCGCTGATGGTTGACTCCTATGCCAAGTGGCGGATTGCAAACGTCGAGCGCTTCTATACTGCTACCTCCGGTATGCGTTCCATTGCGGAAGAGCGTTTGTCGCGTCAGCTGGAGTCCGGGCTGCGCAACGAAGTAGCGCGCCGTACTTTGAACGAAGTAGTGTCCGGTGAGCGCGATCAGTTAATGGCTGATATCACCAGTACGCTGGATACCAGTGCGCGTCGTGAGTTGGGTATCGAGGTGCTGGATGTGCGGGTCAAGGCGATCGATCTGCCGAGTGAAGTCAATCGCAGTGTGTTCGAGCGAATGAGTTCCGAGCGTGAGCGCGAAGCGCGCGAGCATCGTGCCAAGGGTCGCGAGCTTGCTGAAGGTATCCGCGCTGATGCGGATCGTCAGCAGCGGGTTATTCTGGCCGAAGCATTCCGTGAAGCAGAACAGATTCGCGGTGATGGTGATGCCCAGTCAGCAGCGATCTATTCAGAAGCCTATAACAAGGATCCGGAGTTCTACTCGTTTTATCGTAGTCTCCAGGCCTATCGTGAGAGCTTCTCGAGCAAGTCGGATATCCTCGTCCTGGATCCTGAAAGCGAGTTTTTCCGCTATCTACAGGGTAACGGCGTAAGGTAA
- the miaA gene encoding tRNA (adenosine(37)-N6)-dimethylallyltransferase MiaA, translating to MVVKPPVICLMGPTAAGKTDLALHLAEHLPCELVSVDSALVYRGMDIGTAKPDAGTLARYPHHLVDILDPAEAYSAARFCTDAQALISDIHARGRIPLLVGGTMLYFKALADGIASMPVADPLIRAQIESLAAAEGWQSVHARLAEVDPQAALRIHPNDPQRIQRAYEVYLISGVTLSDWHGRQASEKATGQTPGSSFLPYTMRYLSIAPVERQVLHQRIAERFSLMMQQGLVDEVRALYARPDLHVGLPSIRAVGYRQVWDYLEGKLSRDEAVERGTIATRQLAKRQLTWLRGWKAEIQWFDSLDPKRFDQALKALDSSTI from the coding sequence ATGGTGGTTAAACCTCCGGTGATCTGCCTGATGGGTCCTACCGCGGCAGGCAAGACTGACCTTGCATTGCATCTGGCCGAGCATTTGCCCTGCGAGCTGGTGAGCGTCGATTCGGCGCTGGTTTATCGCGGTATGGATATCGGTACCGCCAAACCCGACGCCGGAACACTAGCCCGGTACCCCCATCATCTGGTCGATATTCTCGACCCCGCTGAAGCCTATTCGGCTGCGCGCTTTTGCACGGACGCACAGGCGCTGATCAGTGATATTCATGCCCGCGGGCGCATTCCTCTGCTGGTTGGCGGCACCATGCTGTATTTCAAGGCGCTGGCCGATGGTATTGCCAGTATGCCAGTAGCTGACCCGCTGATCCGCGCGCAGATTGAGAGCCTGGCGGCGGCGGAAGGATGGCAGTCAGTGCATGCCAGGCTCGCCGAAGTGGATCCGCAAGCAGCCCTGCGTATTCACCCAAACGACCCCCAGCGGATCCAGCGAGCCTACGAAGTTTACCTGATCTCGGGTGTCACGCTGAGTGACTGGCACGGGCGGCAGGCGTCAGAAAAAGCCACGGGCCAGACGCCCGGATCCTCTTTTTTGCCTTATACTATGCGCTATCTGTCGATCGCGCCGGTGGAGCGCCAGGTGCTGCATCAACGCATCGCTGAACGCTTTTCCTTGATGATGCAACAGGGTCTGGTAGACGAAGTCAGAGCCTTGTACGCAAGGCCGGATTTGCACGTGGGATTGCCGTCAATCCGGGCGGTAGGCTATCGACAAGTCTGGGATTACCTGGAAGGGAAACTCTCCAGGGATGAGGCGGTCGAACGAGGGACTATCGCTACCCGCCAGTTGGCTAAGCGACAGCTTACCTGGCTACGTGGTTGGAAGGCTGAAATTCAATGGTTTGATAGCCTCGACCCAAAAAGATTTGATCAGGCCTTGAAAGCGCTGGATTCAAGCACAATATAA
- a CDS encoding N-acetylmuramoyl-L-alanine amidase, whose protein sequence is MLKWMIISLCLLMSGLLQAADIQNVRLWRAPDNTRLVFDLTGPADHTLFTLSSPERIVIDITGASFSANTNSLPLEGTPLTGLRSAPRDASSLRVVLDLSQGVTAKSFALPPNQQYGHRLVIDLFDNDQPRESISLPTPDVATPLPPSTAPKANTAGGDRLIIIALDAGHGGEDPGALGPGGVREKNVVLAISRELQRLIDAEPGFKAVLVRTGDYFIPLRKRTEIARKHSADLFVSVHADAFTRASAFGASVFALSDRGATSETARLLADRENRSDLIGGVGGVSLDNKDQVLASVLLDLSMTATLSASLDVGQQVLAAVGKITPLHKRRVEQAGFMVLKSPDIPSILVETGFISNPGEAKKLVTKSHQQALARAMHTGIRDYFHRYPPPGTRLAALKAGGKLQAHRPAEHTVSRGDTLSIIANRYGISVSSLRDANNLRSDKIQPGQTLKVPAGSMLVQNEP, encoded by the coding sequence ATGCTCAAATGGATGATCATCAGTCTGTGCCTGTTGATGTCTGGCCTGCTGCAGGCCGCTGACATTCAGAACGTACGCCTCTGGCGCGCGCCAGACAATACTCGACTGGTTTTCGACCTGACGGGGCCCGCAGACCACACGCTGTTTACCCTTTCCAGTCCCGAGCGGATCGTCATTGACATCACCGGGGCCAGTTTCTCTGCCAACACCAACTCGCTGCCGCTGGAAGGTACGCCGCTGACCGGCTTGCGTTCGGCGCCGCGAGATGCGTCGAGCCTGCGCGTGGTGCTTGATCTGTCTCAGGGCGTGACGGCCAAGAGCTTTGCGTTGCCGCCCAACCAGCAATATGGTCACCGTCTGGTCATCGATCTGTTCGACAACGATCAGCCGCGCGAGAGCATTTCCCTGCCGACACCTGATGTGGCCACTCCGCTGCCCCCGAGCACCGCGCCCAAAGCGAACACGGCGGGCGGCGATCGGTTAATCATCATCGCCCTCGATGCCGGCCACGGCGGGGAGGATCCGGGCGCGCTAGGGCCTGGGGGGGTGCGTGAGAAGAATGTGGTGCTGGCTATCTCCCGAGAGCTCCAGCGTCTGATTGATGCTGAGCCCGGGTTCAAGGCTGTGCTGGTGCGCACGGGCGACTACTTTATTCCGCTGCGCAAACGCACCGAAATTGCCCGCAAACACAGCGCCGATTTGTTCGTGTCCGTACATGCAGATGCATTTACCCGTGCCAGTGCCTTCGGCGCGTCGGTGTTCGCTTTGTCTGATCGTGGTGCTACCTCGGAAACTGCGCGATTACTGGCGGACCGCGAGAACCGTTCTGACCTGATAGGCGGCGTGGGTGGGGTGAGCCTGGATAACAAGGATCAGGTATTGGCCAGCGTGCTGCTTGACCTGTCGATGACGGCGACCTTGTCTGCCAGCCTGGATGTCGGTCAGCAGGTGCTGGCTGCTGTCGGCAAGATTACGCCGCTGCACAAGCGGCGTGTCGAGCAGGCGGGTTTCATGGTGCTCAAGTCGCCGGATATACCCTCCATTCTGGTAGAAACCGGATTTATCTCGAATCCTGGAGAGGCGAAAAAACTGGTGACCAAGAGCCATCAGCAAGCCTTGGCCAGAGCCATGCATACGGGCATTCGCGACTATTTCCACCGTTACCCGCCACCCGGTACCCGTTTGGCCGCGCTGAAGGCCGGCGGCAAGCTGCAGGCTCACAGGCCTGCAGAGCATACGGTCTCGCGCGGTGACACCTTGTCTATTATTGCCAACCGTTACGGGATCAGTGTTTCCAGTCTGAGAGACGCGAATAATCTGCGCAGTGACAAGATCCAGCCCGGTCAGACACTGAAAGTGCCGGCCGGCAGCATGCTGGTGCAGAATGAGCCCTGA
- the hflX gene encoding ribosome rescue GTPase HflX, with protein MFFERHEGGERAILVHLEGQDERTREDPQEFVELANSAGADIAAFLTVNRHRPSPRFLIGAGKVEELQASVAEHEADLVIFNYVLTPSQERNLERELKCRVIDRTGLILDIFAQRARTHEGKLQVELAQLDHLSTRLVRGWTHLERQKGGIGLRGPGETQLETDRRLLRERIKQITRRLEKVRSQREQARRSRRRAEVPVVSLVGYTNAGKSTLFNILTSSTVYAADQLFATLDPTLRRIELEDVGPAILADTVGFIRHLPHKLVEAFRATLEESSQADFLLHVIDAADADRTSHIEQVVKVLTEIGAIELPILEVYNKIDLLDGLEPHIQRDESGVPVRVWVSAQQGLGLELVEQAMAERLGQDVMQESVLLEHAEARLRAQFYEVGAVVGERIADDGRQQLDLRLQRSDFNRLLKREGWQPDAFLRQHTLQ; from the coding sequence TTGTTTTTCGAGCGCCATGAAGGGGGTGAGCGCGCCATTCTGGTTCACCTCGAAGGTCAGGACGAGCGCACCCGGGAAGACCCTCAGGAGTTTGTCGAGCTGGCCAATTCGGCCGGCGCTGATATTGCTGCCTTTCTCACCGTCAACCGCCATCGACCCAGTCCGCGCTTTCTAATCGGCGCTGGCAAGGTTGAAGAGCTGCAAGCCAGCGTAGCCGAGCATGAAGCGGATCTGGTTATCTTCAATTACGTCTTGACACCCAGTCAGGAGCGTAACCTTGAGCGTGAGCTCAAGTGCCGTGTAATTGATCGTACCGGTTTGATCCTCGATATTTTCGCCCAGCGCGCCCGTACCCACGAGGGCAAGCTGCAGGTCGAACTCGCCCAGCTTGATCATCTAAGCACCCGGCTAGTACGCGGTTGGACTCACCTTGAGCGACAGAAGGGCGGTATAGGCCTGCGCGGACCGGGTGAAACTCAGCTGGAAACGGATCGACGTCTTCTGCGCGAGCGAATCAAACAGATCACCCGGCGCCTGGAAAAAGTCCGCAGCCAACGCGAGCAGGCTCGTCGTTCGCGGCGGCGTGCCGAGGTGCCGGTGGTGTCGCTGGTGGGTTATACCAACGCTGGTAAATCGACGCTATTCAATATACTGACCAGTTCGACCGTATACGCGGCCGATCAGCTGTTTGCGACGCTGGATCCGACGCTTAGGCGCATCGAGTTGGAGGATGTTGGTCCGGCAATCCTTGCCGACACGGTGGGTTTTATCCGCCATTTGCCGCACAAACTGGTAGAAGCTTTTCGCGCTACGCTGGAGGAGTCCAGCCAGGCGGATTTCCTGCTGCATGTAATTGATGCAGCCGACGCGGATCGCACCTCGCACATCGAGCAGGTGGTCAAAGTGTTGACGGAGATCGGCGCGATTGAACTGCCGATTCTCGAGGTATACAACAAGATTGATCTGCTGGACGGTCTGGAGCCGCATATTCAGCGTGATGAATCAGGCGTGCCGGTACGCGTCTGGGTTTCTGCTCAGCAAGGCCTTGGCCTGGAGCTGGTGGAGCAGGCCATGGCCGAGCGGCTGGGGCAGGACGTTATGCAGGAATCGGTATTGCTGGAGCATGCGGAAGCGCGATTGCGCGCGCAGTTTTATGAGGTCGGTGCGGTGGTGGGTGAGCGCATCGCCGATGACGGCCGACAACAGCTTGATCTTCGCCTGCAGCGCAGTGATTTCAATCGCTTGCTCAAGCGTGAAGGATGGCAGCCGGATGCCTTTCTGCGGCAACATACTTTGCAATAA